One stretch of Corynebacterium imitans DNA includes these proteins:
- the dapC gene encoding succinyldiaminopimelate transaminase, producing the protein MPVNPKRQPLGSRLPEFPWDTIADVKANAAAHPDGIIDLSVGTPVDEVAPSIQLALVEHAAEPGYPQTMGTPELREAIVGAMARRFSVTGLDERSVLPVIGTKEAIAWLPTLLGLAGQKVIIPELAYPTYEVGALLAGAEPVRSDTPVEGAALVFINSPSNPSGKVLSAEEMREWVAFSRDTGAIIASDECYLGLPWSAEPVSILDPRVCGEDMTNLLALHSLSKTSNLASYRAGWIAGDTDLVQELLFVRKHSGLMVPGPVQHAMRAALIDDAHEKLQASTYAARRAKLLKALLDSGFAVDHSEAGLYLWSRREGMDARETLDWLAERGILAAPGDFYGPAGAGHVRIGLTATDERIDVAVARLSV; encoded by the coding sequence ATGCCGGTGAATCCCAAGCGCCAGCCCCTCGGCTCACGCCTGCCGGAGTTCCCATGGGACACGATCGCGGATGTGAAGGCAAATGCGGCAGCGCACCCGGACGGCATCATCGACCTCTCGGTCGGCACACCCGTCGATGAGGTCGCGCCGTCGATCCAGCTCGCTCTCGTCGAGCACGCCGCCGAGCCCGGCTACCCGCAGACCATGGGCACGCCGGAGCTGCGCGAAGCGATCGTGGGCGCGATGGCGCGACGCTTCTCGGTCACCGGTCTCGACGAGCGCTCGGTGCTGCCGGTCATCGGCACGAAAGAGGCCATCGCCTGGCTGCCCACGCTTTTAGGCCTGGCCGGGCAGAAGGTGATCATTCCGGAGCTGGCGTACCCCACCTACGAGGTTGGCGCGCTGCTCGCGGGCGCGGAGCCGGTGCGCTCTGATACTCCGGTTGAGGGGGCGGCGCTGGTTTTCATTAACTCGCCGTCGAACCCCTCGGGCAAGGTCCTAAGCGCCGAGGAGATGCGCGAGTGGGTCGCGTTTTCCCGCGACACCGGAGCGATCATTGCCTCGGACGAGTGCTACTTGGGCCTGCCGTGGTCCGCAGAGCCGGTGAGCATCCTCGACCCGCGCGTGTGCGGCGAGGACATGACCAACCTGCTCGCGCTGCACTCGCTGTCGAAGACCTCGAACCTTGCGTCCTACCGCGCGGGCTGGATCGCCGGCGACACGGACCTGGTCCAGGAGCTGCTGTTCGTGCGCAAGCACTCCGGGCTCATGGTCCCAGGCCCCGTCCAGCACGCGATGCGCGCCGCGCTTATCGACGACGCCCACGAGAAACTCCAGGCAAGCACCTACGCCGCCCGCCGTGCGAAGCTTTTGAAGGCGCTGTTAGACAGCGGGTTCGCCGTCGACCACTCCGAGGCTGGCCTGTACCTGTGGTCGCGCCGCGAGGGGATGGACGCGCGTGAGACGTTGGACTGGCTCGCCGAGCGCGGGATCTTGGCTGCCCCGGGTGACTTTTACGGCCCAGCAGGTGCCGGACACGTGCGCATCGGGCTCACCGCGACCGATGAGCGCATCGACGTCGCTGTCGCGCGCCTTTCGGTGTAA
- the mshB gene encoding N-acetyl-1-D-myo-inositol-2-amino-2-deoxy-alpha-D-glucopyranoside deacetylase: MAVHAHPDDEAITMGGSLADLAARGADVLVVTCTLGEEGEVIGEPYQQLTVDHADQLGGFRIRELADSLTAIGARGVFLGGAGCYRDSGMAGSAAHEHPRAFVRGGQGSVDKLAELMAAQRPHLVLTYGPDGGYGHPDHIRAHEITHAAAERVGVPRILWSVRLADETAALMPQEAPEGWRLPEDGELDGVAHSDIAIRLSEHAYSAKVAAMRAHATQLWIADGRTSATNPHAVIASGPVVYYALSNLIVQPIQPYEHFQLGAGVPIDDPAAGLLGGIAR, encoded by the coding sequence ATGGCGGTGCACGCGCACCCGGACGATGAGGCGATCACCATGGGTGGATCCTTGGCCGATCTGGCCGCCCGCGGTGCCGACGTGCTGGTGGTGACCTGCACGCTTGGCGAGGAGGGCGAGGTCATCGGCGAGCCCTACCAGCAGCTGACCGTCGACCACGCCGACCAGCTGGGTGGTTTCCGCATCCGCGAGCTGGCTGACTCGCTCACCGCGATCGGCGCGCGAGGCGTGTTCTTGGGCGGGGCGGGCTGCTACCGCGATAGCGGGATGGCGGGCTCGGCGGCGCATGAGCATCCGCGGGCGTTTGTGCGTGGGGGACAGGGGAGCGTCGATAAGCTTGCGGAGCTCATGGCTGCGCAGCGGCCGCACCTCGTGCTGACCTACGGCCCGGACGGCGGCTACGGGCACCCGGACCACATTCGGGCGCACGAGATTACGCACGCGGCGGCTGAGCGCGTCGGCGTGCCGCGCATCCTGTGGTCGGTGCGCCTGGCGGACGAGACGGCGGCGCTCATGCCGCAGGAGGCTCCGGAGGGCTGGCGGCTGCCGGAGGATGGCGAGCTCGACGGGGTGGCACACTCGGATATCGCGATCCGGCTGTCCGAGCACGCCTACAGCGCCAAGGTCGCGGCGATGCGGGCGCACGCCACGCAGCTGTGGATCGCTGACGGGCGCACAAGTGCCACGAACCCGCACGCGGTGATCGCTTCCGGCCCGGTGGTCTACTACGCGCTGTCGAATCTGATCGTGCAGCCGATCCAGCCCTACGAGCACTTCCAGCTCGGCGCTGGCGTGCCCATCGACGACCCGGCAGCCGGGCTGCTCGGAGGGATCGCGCGGTGA
- the fdxA gene encoding ferredoxin, with translation MTYVIAQPCVDVLDRSCVEECPVDCIYEGKRMLYIHPDECVDCGACEPACPVEAIFYEDDTPDEWAEYYDANVGFFDKLGSPGGATKTGPTGYDHPFVEALPPQNQD, from the coding sequence ATGACTTACGTGATTGCTCAACCATGCGTGGACGTGCTGGATCGCAGCTGCGTCGAGGAGTGCCCCGTCGACTGCATCTACGAAGGCAAGCGCATGCTCTACATCCACCCGGACGAGTGCGTCGACTGCGGCGCCTGCGAGCCGGCTTGCCCGGTCGAAGCCATCTTCTACGAGGACGACACCCCGGACGAGTGGGCTGAGTACTACGACGCCAACGTCGGCTTCTTTGACAAGCTGGGCTCCCCGGGCGGTGCGACCAAGACGGGCCCGACCGGCTACGACCACCCGTTTGTCGAGGCCCTGCCGCCGCAGAACCAGGACTAG
- a CDS encoding GtrA family protein → MHDSDPGRAARLATGLREFLKFGVVGGSGVVVNLLVFYLAKKALEAGWDLHEADALVGIPGTRFNVRWYHVLSTIAFVVANIWNYQLNRSWTFRKLEQRNWFAGFFPFLATGGIAFAVSLTFMTLFMNPNSPIALPDHLLDDSTGLRTKSYWAQGLSTLIATPVNFLINKVWAFRKPKEISPA, encoded by the coding sequence GTGCACGACTCGGATCCAGGCCGCGCGGCGCGGCTGGCCACCGGACTGCGCGAATTTCTCAAGTTCGGCGTGGTCGGCGGCTCCGGCGTGGTGGTCAACCTGCTGGTGTTCTACCTGGCCAAGAAGGCGCTGGAGGCGGGCTGGGACCTCCACGAGGCGGATGCGCTCGTGGGCATCCCCGGCACCCGCTTCAACGTGCGTTGGTATCACGTGCTGTCCACGATCGCGTTTGTGGTGGCCAATATCTGGAACTACCAGCTCAACCGCTCCTGGACGTTCCGCAAACTCGAGCAGCGCAACTGGTTCGCGGGTTTCTTCCCGTTCTTGGCCACCGGCGGCATCGCTTTTGCGGTCTCGCTGACGTTTATGACCCTGTTCATGAATCCGAACTCGCCGATCGCCCTGCCGGATCACCTGCTGGACGACTCGACGGGCCTGCGCACCAAGTCCTACTGGGCGCAGGGGCTGTCCACGCTGATCGCCACGCCGGTGAACTTCCTCATCAATAAGGTCTGGGCATTCAGGAAGCCGAAGGAGATCTCACCTGCGTGA
- a CDS encoding GNAT family N-acetyltransferase — protein sequence MPTSTSWWPPRDDALVDGGLTLLPWSHVHTVPGVREDLFAASTDDRMVEWTTVPSPFTEEMLDDFLGSAPDGVFRWALVVDARYAGNIELRLELDGAANFGYNTAPWARGRGLMTRAVRLVTDHAFARGAETLKIEMLPGNSASRHVAESNGYTFAAEHGRHLQYRRSRR from the coding sequence ATGCCAACTAGCACGTCCTGGTGGCCGCCGCGCGACGACGCACTCGTCGACGGCGGCCTTACCCTTTTGCCGTGGTCCCATGTCCACACTGTCCCTGGTGTGCGCGAGGACCTCTTCGCTGCCTCCACTGATGATCGCATGGTTGAGTGGACTACCGTGCCCTCCCCGTTCACCGAGGAGATGCTCGACGACTTCCTCGGGAGCGCCCCGGACGGCGTGTTTCGGTGGGCGTTGGTGGTGGACGCTCGCTACGCGGGGAACATCGAACTACGGCTCGAGCTGGACGGCGCGGCGAACTTCGGGTACAACACTGCCCCATGGGCGCGCGGGCGTGGCCTCATGACGCGCGCGGTGCGCCTCGTGACTGATCATGCCTTTGCGCGCGGGGCCGAGACGCTCAAGATCGAGATGCTTCCGGGCAACTCCGCCTCTCGCCACGTTGCGGAGAGCAACGGCTACACGTTCGCGGCCGAACATGGCCGCCACCTGCAATACCGCAGGTCACGCAGGTGA
- the typA gene encoding translational GTPase TypA codes for MSHPEFRNVAIVAHVDHGKTTLVNGMLEQSGVFGDHGEHGDRVMDSGELESERGITILAKNTAVRRKGKGKDGRDLVINVIDTPGHADFGGEVERGLSMVDGVVLLIDASEGPLPQTRFVLGKALEAKKPVIICVNKTDRPDARIDEVVEEAQDLLLELGAGLEDPEAAEAAENLLELPVLYTSGREGRASLENPGNGNVPDNEDLQPLFDVIYDVLPEPSAEIDAPLQAQVTNLDSSSFLGRIALIRVFKGTVKKGDTVAWVHYDAEGEQHVKNVKIAELLVTEGLDRVPAKDGVVAGDIAAVSGIDEIMIGDTLCDPEHVDPLPRIKIDDPAISMTIGVNTSPMAGRNGGDKLTARMVKARLEQELIGNVSIKVLPTERPDAWEVQGRGEMALTVLIETMRREGFELTVGKPQVVTKEIDGKTYEPYDHMVIDTPAEHQGAVTQLMASRKGQMTTMGNAGSGDWVRMEFDVPSRGLIGFRTTFLTETRGAGIANSYPIEHRPWAGEIKGRPTGSLVADRSGQVTAYALQQLADRGDFFVEPGAEAYEGMVVGANSRDEDMDVNITKEKKLTNMRSATADATVTLAKARTLSLDEAIEFCDEDECVEVAPEAMRVRKIILNATERGRARSRAKAKNK; via the coding sequence GTGTCGCATCCTGAATTTCGTAATGTCGCAATCGTCGCCCACGTTGACCACGGTAAGACCACCCTGGTCAACGGCATGCTGGAACAGTCCGGCGTGTTCGGCGACCACGGCGAACACGGCGACCGAGTCATGGACTCTGGCGAGCTCGAGTCCGAGCGAGGCATCACCATCCTGGCCAAAAACACCGCCGTGCGCCGCAAAGGCAAGGGCAAGGACGGCCGCGACCTGGTGATCAACGTCATTGACACCCCGGGCCACGCCGACTTCGGCGGCGAGGTCGAGCGCGGCCTGTCCATGGTTGACGGTGTCGTGCTGCTGATCGACGCCTCCGAGGGCCCGCTGCCGCAGACCCGCTTCGTGCTGGGCAAGGCGCTTGAGGCGAAAAAGCCCGTGATCATCTGCGTGAACAAGACTGACCGCCCGGACGCGCGCATCGACGAGGTCGTCGAAGAGGCCCAGGACCTGCTCCTCGAGCTGGGCGCCGGCCTGGAGGACCCGGAGGCTGCAGAGGCCGCAGAGAACCTGCTCGAGCTGCCCGTCCTCTACACCTCCGGCCGCGAGGGCCGTGCCTCCCTGGAGAACCCGGGCAACGGCAACGTCCCGGACAACGAGGATCTGCAGCCGCTTTTCGACGTCATCTACGACGTCCTCCCGGAGCCTTCCGCCGAAATCGACGCGCCGCTGCAGGCGCAGGTGACCAACCTGGACTCTTCCTCCTTCCTCGGCCGCATCGCGCTGATCCGCGTGTTCAAGGGCACCGTGAAGAAGGGCGACACCGTCGCCTGGGTCCACTACGACGCTGAGGGCGAGCAGCACGTGAAGAACGTGAAGATCGCCGAGCTGCTGGTCACCGAGGGCCTGGATCGCGTTCCAGCGAAGGACGGCGTGGTCGCGGGCGATATCGCCGCAGTCTCCGGCATCGACGAGATCATGATCGGCGACACGCTGTGCGACCCGGAGCACGTCGATCCGCTGCCGCGCATCAAGATCGATGACCCGGCTATTTCCATGACCATCGGCGTGAACACCTCGCCGATGGCGGGCCGCAATGGCGGAGACAAGCTCACCGCCCGCATGGTCAAGGCGCGCCTGGAGCAGGAGCTCATCGGTAACGTCTCGATCAAGGTGCTGCCGACCGAGCGCCCCGACGCGTGGGAGGTGCAGGGCCGCGGCGAGATGGCGCTGACGGTGCTGATTGAGACGATGCGTCGTGAGGGCTTTGAGTTGACCGTCGGCAAGCCGCAGGTGGTGACCAAGGAGATCGACGGCAAGACCTATGAGCCCTATGACCACATGGTCATCGACACCCCGGCAGAGCACCAGGGTGCGGTCACCCAGCTGATGGCGAGCCGCAAGGGCCAGATGACCACTATGGGCAACGCGGGCAGCGGCGACTGGGTCCGCATGGAGTTCGACGTGCCTTCGCGCGGCCTCATCGGCTTCCGCACGACCTTCCTCACCGAGACGCGCGGCGCGGGTATCGCTAACTCTTACCCCATCGAGCACCGCCCGTGGGCAGGCGAGATCAAGGGTCGCCCGACCGGTTCGCTCGTCGCTGACCGCTCCGGCCAGGTCACCGCGTACGCGCTGCAGCAGCTGGCGGACCGCGGCGACTTCTTCGTCGAGCCGGGCGCGGAAGCCTACGAGGGCATGGTCGTCGGCGCGAACAGCCGCGACGAGGACATGGATGTCAACATCACCAAGGAAAAGAAGCTGACCAACATGCGCTCCGCCACCGCGGACGCGACGGTCACCCTGGCGAAGGCACGCACCCTGTCCCTGGACGAGGCGATCGAGTTCTGTGACGAGGACGAGTGCGTCGAGGTCGCGCCCGAGGCGATGCGCGTGCGCAAGATCATCCTCAACGCGACCGAGCGCGGCCGCGCGCGTTCCCGCGCGAAGGCGAAGAACAAGTAA
- a CDS encoding ECF transporter S component codes for MTNRAATGTNSWRVIDIVTAAVLGVACGLLFMLWNGVGYAGYKAIDAFTPGLGGLFNGIWLIGGVLGGLIIRKPGAAVFVEVLAASVSALLGSQWAIETLYSGLAQGLGAELIFLIFMYKRFSLDVAVLSGIGAGVGAFVLELFTSGNLAMSLSYNVIYLVCTSISGAVLAGVLGYFLVKALAKTGALDRFGAGRERLRAASTQAR; via the coding sequence ATGACAAATCGTGCTGCAACCGGGACCAACTCCTGGCGCGTGATTGATATCGTCACCGCGGCCGTGCTCGGCGTGGCCTGCGGCCTGCTGTTCATGTTGTGGAATGGCGTGGGGTACGCGGGCTACAAGGCTATCGACGCCTTCACGCCCGGCCTCGGCGGCTTGTTCAACGGCATCTGGCTCATCGGTGGTGTGCTGGGCGGGCTGATCATCCGCAAGCCGGGCGCGGCGGTGTTCGTCGAGGTGCTCGCAGCCTCCGTATCGGCGCTGCTGGGCAGCCAGTGGGCGATCGAGACGCTCTACTCGGGCTTGGCACAGGGCCTCGGCGCGGAGCTGATCTTCCTCATCTTCATGTACAAGCGCTTCTCGCTCGACGTCGCCGTGCTCTCCGGCATCGGCGCCGGCGTGGGCGCGTTCGTGCTGGAGCTGTTTACCTCCGGCAACCTGGCGATGAGCCTGAGCTACAACGTGATCTACCTCGTGTGCACCTCGATCTCCGGTGCGGTACTCGCTGGTGTGCTCGGGTACTTTTTGGTCAAGGCGCTGGCCAAGACTGGTGCGCTCGACCGCTTCGGTGCGGGCCGCGAGCGCCTGCGCGCTGCGTCTACGCAGGCTCGCTAG
- a CDS encoding ABC transporter family substrate-binding protein translates to MQGRLTALLATCGALILLAGCAANPGPPPLVDPAEAPEHEQHEDAEQDQPRQRNTKAPERSQVTVGTDGLRGGLNPHLQSDESAMVRSIANLVLPSAFLDGERNDELLKAATRLPSSRYAMTVRYVIAPEAQWSDGTPITGADFVYLWRGMTQTAGTIDSAGYDAVVGVRVTGAGGKVVDVDFAQPVRTWQTLFSHLLPSHLMNPDATDFRAALRDTIPASAGRYMVREVDRGRGTVTLHRNDRFWGASPANIDIVTLQAVRTTTQVADQLRVGQLGFVDKAPEETSSRVLALLPATQTRLVTSPRTLGVHISATSGLTHAMREELRMLIDVPLLAAIGTGRSTDLALAPETPHLAGEPVELPQYVAAHRPLRIGADASDPAAAAAARSLADILQQRGVRANVVTTDTDALLSRSLPEGNIDLLVGWRFDAGTATQLAGRLTCPADGARDENIAGLCTQENQALAGRILAGTIGIGEARQRVADIESREVLWVPIVRETRILALGTALQGPSPDLQRWNEGISGAASWRLVGPHPADPDDAE, encoded by the coding sequence GTGCAGGGCCGATTGACCGCACTGCTCGCCACCTGTGGCGCGCTTATACTGCTCGCGGGCTGCGCGGCAAATCCTGGCCCGCCGCCGCTCGTCGACCCGGCGGAAGCCCCCGAGCACGAGCAACACGAGGACGCCGAGCAGGACCAGCCGCGCCAGCGCAACACCAAGGCGCCTGAGCGCTCCCAGGTCACCGTCGGCACGGACGGGCTGCGAGGCGGGCTCAACCCGCACCTGCAGTCGGACGAGTCGGCGATGGTGCGCAGCATCGCCAACCTCGTGCTGCCCAGCGCCTTCTTAGACGGCGAGCGCAACGACGAGCTGCTGAAAGCGGCAACGCGGCTGCCGTCTTCGCGCTACGCGATGACGGTGCGCTACGTCATCGCCCCCGAGGCCCAGTGGTCCGACGGTACCCCGATCACCGGTGCCGACTTTGTCTACCTGTGGCGCGGCATGACGCAGACCGCGGGCACGATCGACTCCGCGGGCTACGATGCGGTGGTCGGCGTGCGCGTTACCGGTGCGGGTGGCAAGGTCGTCGACGTGGACTTCGCGCAGCCGGTGCGCACCTGGCAGACGTTGTTTTCCCACCTGTTGCCCTCGCACCTGATGAACCCGGACGCGACCGATTTTCGCGCGGCGCTTCGCGACACGATTCCGGCCTCCGCCGGCCGCTACATGGTGCGCGAGGTGGACCGCGGCCGCGGCACGGTTACACTGCACCGCAACGACCGTTTTTGGGGCGCATCCCCGGCGAACATCGACATCGTCACGCTGCAGGCAGTCCGCACCACCACCCAGGTCGCCGACCAGTTGCGCGTCGGCCAGCTCGGCTTCGTGGACAAAGCGCCAGAGGAGACCTCCTCGCGCGTGCTCGCCCTCCTGCCGGCCACGCAAACGCGCCTGGTCACCAGCCCGCGCACCCTGGGCGTGCACATCTCAGCCACCTCGGGGCTGACGCACGCGATGCGCGAAGAGCTGCGCATGCTTATCGACGTCCCCCTGCTCGCCGCCATCGGCACCGGCCGCTCAACCGACCTCGCGCTCGCGCCAGAAACGCCGCACCTTGCAGGCGAGCCGGTGGAGTTGCCGCAGTACGTGGCGGCGCACCGCCCGCTGCGCATCGGGGCGGATGCTTCCGATCCTGCGGCTGCTGCGGCCGCGCGATCGCTCGCGGACATCCTGCAGCAGCGCGGCGTTCGCGCCAACGTGGTGACTACGGATACGGACGCGCTGCTTTCGCGCAGCTTGCCAGAGGGCAACATCGACCTGCTCGTGGGCTGGCGCTTTGACGCGGGTACCGCAACGCAGCTGGCCGGGCGGTTGACCTGTCCGGCGGATGGCGCGCGTGACGAGAACATTGCCGGGCTGTGTACACAGGAGAACCAGGCGCTCGCTGGCCGCATCCTCGCCGGCACGATCGGCATAGGGGAGGCGCGGCAGCGCGTTGCCGACATAGAGTCCCGCGAGGTGCTGTGGGTGCCGATCGTGCGTGAGACGCGCATCCTGGCGTTGGGGACCGCGCTTCAAGGGCCGTCGCCGGATCTGCAACGATGGAACGAAGGGATTTCGGGCGCGGCCTCCTGGCGGCTGGTTGGGCCGCACCCCGCAGACCCGGATGATGCCGAATAG
- a CDS encoding energy-coupling factor transporter transmembrane component T family protein: MNLLDGINPVTRILGLALLTTPLLVSIDWVSATVAIVATLVAAPLCGVSFRRLARRGWPLLLLAPIAGIPMALYGQSGGEVYFDYGLIQVSELSVSLAWAITLRVLAVALPVVVLSADVDPTDLGDGLAQVLRLPARFVLGSVAALRMLTLLREDVEAMRRARRSRGIADANRVRYAFSLAFGLLVMSLRRAGKLATAMEARAFGRAGERTWARESKMRTRDWVVLAVCVVLAAVALGAAWATGEFRPVWAVS, translated from the coding sequence GTGAACCTGCTGGATGGAATTAACCCGGTGACCCGTATTTTGGGGCTGGCGCTGCTGACCACGCCCCTTCTGGTGAGCATTGATTGGGTCTCTGCCACCGTGGCGATCGTGGCGACGCTTGTGGCCGCGCCACTGTGCGGGGTGAGCTTCCGGCGTCTCGCGCGGCGCGGCTGGCCGCTTTTGCTGCTCGCGCCGATCGCGGGCATCCCGATGGCGCTCTACGGGCAGTCGGGCGGTGAGGTCTACTTCGACTACGGGCTGATCCAAGTCTCCGAGCTGTCGGTCTCGCTCGCATGGGCGATCACGCTGCGCGTGCTGGCGGTGGCGCTGCCGGTGGTGGTGCTCTCGGCCGACGTGGATCCGACGGATTTGGGCGACGGGCTCGCGCAGGTGCTGAGGCTACCGGCGCGTTTCGTGCTTGGCTCGGTGGCGGCGCTGCGCATGCTCACGCTTCTGCGCGAGGACGTCGAGGCGATGCGCCGGGCGCGCCGCTCGCGCGGAATCGCGGATGCCAACCGGGTGCGCTACGCCTTTTCGCTGGCCTTCGGGCTGCTCGTGATGTCGCTGCGGCGGGCCGGCAAGCTTGCCACGGCGATGGAGGCGCGCGCTTTCGGGCGCGCGGGCGAGCGCACGTGGGCGCGCGAATCGAAAATGCGCACGCGCGATTGGGTGGTGCTCGCGGTGTGCGTCGTGCTCGCGGCGGTCGCGCTGGGTGCGGCGTGGGCGACAGGCGAGTTCCGCCCGGTGTGGGCGGTGTCCTAA
- a CDS encoding DUF402 domain-containing protein codes for MSADLHPVKQESFDTASKTNTDPKGFLREVDTFKVTDFGLYMARGANHPQFGYLESWLLPELGLRANIFHFREGAEKDQDFYFDVADINVDGGVWRTRDLYVDLVSLTGNPIDVLDIDELAAACSAGLITAEEAEKAMDVTLRAVEGITRHDDDAMEWLRALGIELTWAEEVELAPVG; via the coding sequence ATGAGCGCCGATCTGCACCCTGTGAAGCAGGAGAGCTTCGACACCGCGTCGAAGACGAACACCGACCCCAAGGGGTTCCTGCGCGAGGTCGACACCTTCAAGGTCACGGATTTCGGCCTCTACATGGCCCGCGGCGCGAACCACCCGCAGTTCGGCTACCTGGAGAGCTGGCTGCTGCCAGAGCTGGGACTGCGCGCTAACATCTTTCACTTCCGTGAGGGCGCGGAAAAGGACCAGGACTTTTACTTCGACGTCGCCGACATCAACGTTGACGGCGGCGTGTGGCGCACGCGGGACCTCTACGTCGACCTGGTATCGCTGACCGGCAACCCGATCGACGTGCTTGACATCGACGAGCTCGCCGCCGCCTGCTCCGCCGGCCTCATCACCGCCGAGGAGGCCGAAAAGGCCATGGACGTCACCCTGCGCGCAGTCGAGGGCATCACCCGCCACGACGACGATGCCATGGAGTGGCTGCGCGCCCTCGGCATCGAGCTGACCTGGGCCGAAGAGGTCGAGCTCGCCCCCGTCGGCTAA
- a CDS encoding ABC transporter ATP-binding protein, producing MAAPAIEARGLSYQYATRATPAFEGVDLRIERGERVILTGDSGSGKSTLLAVLAGLAGDEEDGHSTGRLTVNGTVGMVMQDPEAQTILTRVGDDVAFGAENLGVPREEIWRRVTRALDAVGLDVPLNHNTAHLSGGQKQRLALAGVLAMGADILILDEPTANLDPAGRDEVIAAVERVCAATGATLVVVEHRPRPWAHLATRAYRLGAQGVDEVGVDKLPGAPELPPARGVRGDVSALTTRGVQTRVGPPRDLRIPEGASTVITGPNGVGKTTLAHVLAGLDAPRAGEVVYSESIRRGLETPAIKWKSAQLAERIGFVFQEPEHQFVTSTVREEMALSGAPQARIDELLARLRLDHLVGANPFTLSGGEKRRLSVATALVNAPKLVLFDEPTFGQDDRTFVELAGLIRELTERGVTVVSITHDEAFIASLGDHIIHLEATQ from the coding sequence ATGGCTGCACCCGCGATTGAGGCCCGGGGCTTAAGCTACCAGTACGCCACCCGCGCCACACCCGCCTTTGAGGGCGTCGACCTGCGCATCGAACGCGGCGAACGGGTCATCCTCACCGGCGATTCCGGCTCCGGCAAGTCCACGCTGCTCGCCGTGCTGGCTGGTTTGGCCGGCGATGAGGAGGACGGACACAGCACCGGCCGCCTCACCGTCAACGGCACGGTCGGCATGGTGATGCAGGACCCGGAGGCGCAGACCATCCTTACCCGCGTCGGCGACGACGTCGCCTTCGGCGCGGAAAACCTCGGCGTGCCACGCGAGGAGATCTGGCGGCGCGTGACCCGTGCCCTCGACGCGGTGGGGCTCGACGTGCCGCTGAACCACAACACCGCGCACCTCTCCGGCGGACAGAAACAAAGGCTCGCGCTGGCGGGCGTGCTCGCCATGGGCGCGGACATCCTCATCCTCGACGAGCCGACCGCTAACCTCGACCCGGCCGGCCGCGACGAGGTCATCGCCGCCGTGGAGCGCGTATGCGCCGCAACTGGTGCCACGCTCGTCGTGGTGGAGCACCGCCCGCGACCGTGGGCCCACCTGGCCACGCGCGCGTATCGGCTGGGGGCGCAAGGGGTGGATGAGGTTGGCGTCGATAAGCTGCCCGGGGCTCCGGAACTGCCGCCTGCGCGCGGGGTGCGAGGCGACGTTTCGGCGCTGACCACGCGCGGAGTGCAAACGCGTGTGGGCCCGCCGCGTGACCTGCGCATCCCGGAGGGCGCGTCCACCGTGATCACGGGCCCGAACGGTGTGGGCAAGACGACGCTCGCGCACGTGCTGGCGGGCCTCGACGCTCCGCGCGCGGGCGAGGTCGTCTACTCCGAGTCGATCCGCCGGGGGCTCGAGACGCCGGCGATCAAGTGGAAATCGGCGCAGCTCGCAGAGCGGATCGGCTTCGTCTTCCAGGAGCCGGAACACCAATTCGTCACCTCGACGGTGCGCGAGGAGATGGCCCTGTCCGGGGCGCCGCAAGCGCGCATCGACGAGCTTCTCGCGCGCCTGAGACTCGACCACCTGGTTGGCGCGAACCCGTTCACCCTTTCCGGCGGGGAGAAGCGGCGACTGTCGGTGGCGACGGCCCTGGTCAACGCGCCGAAGCTTGTGCTTTTCGACGAGCCCACGTTCGGCCAAGACGACCGCACCTTCGTGGAGCTGGCAGGGCTCATCCGTGAGCTGACTGAGCGCGGGGTGACCGTCGTGTCGATTACGCACGACGAGGCGTTTATTGCCTCGCTCGGCGACCACATCATCCACCTGGAGGCGACACAGTGA